A window of Solanum stenotomum isolate F172 chromosome 3, ASM1918654v1, whole genome shotgun sequence contains these coding sequences:
- the LOC125861010 gene encoding zinc finger CCCH domain-containing protein 48, whose translation MEMDGSKRVFQRLGPSSQGDNSNNKQQKVCFHWRAGRCNRFPCPFLHRELPGPPQQQQHAAGNGMSSSKRPHGFSDDNRGAGMRRNPNFNNTWGRTAAGGGAVVRKTEKVCNYWVKGNCTYGNTCRYLHSWTTGDCFTLLTTLEGHQKVVTGIALPSGSDKLYSGSTDKSVRVWDCQSGQCAGVVNFDGEVGSMLSEGPWIFVGLTNLVKAWNTQTGTDLSLNGPVGQVYALVVGNDMLLAGTEDGILAWKYNGSTNNFDPIKALTGHTHHVVSLVVGANRLYSGSMDNSIRVWNLETLECLQILTDHTSVVMSVLCWDQFLLSCSLDKTIKVWAANDSGNLEVTYTHQEDCGVLALCGMHDSEAKPVLLCSRNDNTIRVYDLPSFSERGKIFSKESVRRIEIGPAGLFFTGDESGQVRVWKWSTESSSTS comes from the exons ATGGAAATGGATGGAAGCAAGCGTGTGTTCCAGCGGTTGGGTCCTTCTTCACAAGGGGACAACAGTAATAATAAACAGCAAAAAGTTTGTTTTCATTGGAGGGCTGGAAGATGTAACAGATTTCCATGTCCGTTCTTACATAGAGAATTACCGGGACCGCCACAGCAGCAGCAACATGCGGCAGGGAATGGAATGTCGTCGTCGAAGCGGCCTCATGGGTTTTCTGATGATAATCGAGGTGCGGGAATGCGGAGAAATCCAAATTTTAACAATACATGGGGGAGAACTGCTGCTGGCGGAGGTGCAGTTGTGAGGAAGACAGAAAAAGTTTGTAATTATTGGGTTAAAGGGAATTGTACATATGGAAACACCTGTAGGTATTTGCATTCATGGACTACTGGGGACTGCTTCACATTGTTGACAACACTTGAAGGGCACCAAAAG GTTGTTACAGGGATTGCTTTGCCATCAGGCTCGGATAAGCTTTATTCAGGCAGTACGGACAAGTCAGTACGAGTGTGGGATTGCCAGTCTGGGCAG TGTGCAGGGGTTGTCAATTTTGATGGTGAAGTAGGTTCTATGCTGAGTGAAGGACCATGGATTTTTGTGGGTTTAACTAATCTTGTCAAG GCATGGAATACTCAAACAGGAACTGACCTCAGTCTTAATGGGCCAGTTGGACAAGTCTATGCTCTTGTTGTTGGCAATGATATGCTCCTTGCTGGTACGGAG GATGGGATATTGGCATGGAAATATAATGGGAGCACCAACAATTTTGATCCAATCAAAGCATTGACAGGACACACCCATCATGTGGTATCACTGGTCGTTGGAGCTAATAGATTATATTCTGGTTCCATGGACAATTCAATAAGA GTGTGGAACCTTGAAACTTTAGAGTGCTTACAGATCTTGACAGATCATACAAGTGTTGTTATGTCTGTTCTGTGCTGGGATCAGTTTCTTTTATCATGTTCACTGGACAAAACGATAAAG GTTTGGGCTGCTAATGATAGTGGGAACTTGGAGGTTACATATACTCATCAAGAGGATTGT GGTGTGCTTGCTCTCTGTGGCATGCATGATTCAGAAGCAAAGCCTGTATTGCTCTGCTCTCGCAATGACAACACCATCCGTGTCTATGATTTGCCATC CTTTTCTGAGAGGGGGAAGATATTCTCTAAGGAGAGTGTCCGTCGAATCGAGATTGGTCCTGCTGGTTTATTTTTTACTGGTGATGAATCAGGTCAAGTTAGAGTGTGGAAGTGGTCAACTGAATCCAGCAGTACATCTTGA
- the LOC125858763 gene encoding uncharacterized protein LOC125858763, which translates to MAFVLVSGKSTKAQLVAIADAASLYCAIFIMGLLLISSVKENYSTDGGVMKGNHFLSRPCDEIYVVGEGETLHTISDKCGDPFIVEENPHIHDPDDVFPGLVIKITPRNRS; encoded by the coding sequence atggcGTTCGTTTTAGTATCAGGAAAATCCACCAAAGCACAATTAGTAGCGATAGCAGATGCAGCTTCGTTGTACTGTGCTATTTTCATAATGGGTTTGCTTTTAATTAGCTCAGTGAAAGAGAATTATTCAACTGATGGAGGCGTCATGAAAGGAAACCACTTCCTGAGCCGGCCTTGTGATGAAATTTATGTGGTCGGAGAAGGAGAAACGTTACATACGATTAGTGATAAGTGTGGTGATCCTTTTATTGTTGAGGAGAATCCACATATTCATGATCCTGATGATGTTTTTCCTGGTCTTGTAATCAAAATCACTCCTAGGAACAGATCGTAG